Proteins encoded within one genomic window of Flavobacterium sp. NG2:
- a CDS encoding RrF2 family transcriptional regulator, translated as MLSKKTKYGIKALTFLARQEDQTPVAIADIAKSENISIKFLESILLLLRHSGFLGAKKGKGGGYYLIKEPKDINMAKVYRILEGPIALLPCASHNFYEPCDDCTDEASCAVRKLMTEVRDNTLMILENNSLADIAF; from the coding sequence ATGTTATCTAAAAAAACAAAATACGGAATCAAAGCGTTGACTTTTTTGGCACGACAGGAAGATCAAACACCTGTGGCTATTGCTGATATTGCAAAGTCTGAAAACATTTCGATTAAGTTTCTGGAAAGTATCTTGTTGTTGTTGCGTCATTCAGGTTTTTTAGGAGCCAAAAAAGGGAAAGGTGGCGGTTACTATTTAATCAAAGAACCTAAGGATATTAACATGGCTAAGGTATATCGCATTCTTGAAGGGCCAATAGCCTTATTACCATGTGCTAGTCATAACTTTTATGAGCCTTGCGATGATTGCACAGATGAAGCCAGTTGTGCGGTTCGAAAATTGATGACTGAAGTACGTGATAATACTTTGATGATTTTAGAAAATAATAGTTTAGCTGATATTGCTTTTTAA
- a CDS encoding nitrite reductase, whose translation METFRSEIENPIVQKEIIDLEKKIHAFRGGQIDDERFRSLRLARGIYGQRQEGVQMIRIKLPYGKVTSEQLKRITEVSDKYSTGRLHITTRQDIQIHYVSLDRTPELWSELAKDDITLREACGNTVRNITGSELAGVDTDEPFDVTPYAHGLFQYLLRNPICQEMGRKFKISFSSSDKDTALSYLHDLGFIPKIVDGQKGFKIMLGGGLGSQPAHAELLSDFVPVNQIIPTAEGVIRIFDRYGERAKRLKARLKFLIKDLGRDEFLRLVEEEKKALPFHSYEIDTTAFEGPITEPLLEVPTVTIDDVEAFEAWKKSNVIAQKQAGYVAIGVKVLLGDFYTDKARLLADLIKNYGANELRFSLRQNIVIRNIKEENLPFFYQELAKLDMVQLGYDTIGDITACPGTDTCNLGIASSTGIADELERVLKAEYPQFADNKEITIKISGCMNACGQHNMAEIGFQGMSINSGKLVAPALQVLLGGGILGNGNGRFADKVIKIPSRRGPEALRLILNDFEANANGSKFLDYYDAQGEKYFYEFLKPLADVTNLTEADFVDWGNADNYVKAVGVGECAGVVIDLVATLLYEAKDKLTNAEESFAEGKWSDTIYQAYAGFVNGAKALLLAEKQKTNTHAGIIDSFETVFVESNKIELGTSFKELVYQINKNEPTEAFAKQYIQEAITFFEKLEAYRAADLAKA comes from the coding sequence ATGGAAACTTTTAGATCAGAAATAGAAAACCCGATTGTCCAAAAAGAGATTATCGATTTAGAGAAAAAAATTCACGCCTTCCGTGGTGGACAAATAGATGACGAGCGTTTTCGTAGTCTTCGTTTAGCTCGTGGTATTTACGGTCAACGTCAAGAAGGCGTGCAAATGATTCGTATTAAATTACCTTACGGAAAAGTAACGAGTGAACAACTAAAAAGAATTACTGAGGTTTCAGATAAATATTCTACGGGTCGTTTGCACATTACAACGCGTCAAGATATTCAGATTCACTACGTAAGTTTAGATAGAACTCCTGAGTTGTGGTCTGAATTAGCCAAAGATGATATTACCTTGAGAGAAGCTTGTGGAAACACAGTTCGTAATATTACAGGAAGTGAACTAGCAGGTGTTGATACTGATGAGCCATTTGATGTAACTCCTTATGCTCACGGATTATTCCAATATTTATTGCGTAACCCGATCTGTCAAGAAATGGGACGTAAATTTAAAATCTCTTTCTCATCTTCTGATAAAGATACAGCCTTGAGTTATTTACACGATTTAGGATTCATTCCTAAAATTGTAGATGGGCAAAAAGGATTCAAAATCATGTTAGGTGGTGGATTAGGTTCTCAACCTGCACATGCCGAATTGCTTTCTGATTTTGTACCTGTAAACCAAATTATTCCAACTGCCGAAGGAGTGATTCGTATTTTTGACCGTTACGGTGAAAGAGCAAAACGTCTAAAAGCACGTTTGAAGTTCTTGATTAAAGATTTAGGACGTGATGAGTTCTTGCGTTTGGTTGAAGAAGAGAAAAAAGCCTTGCCTTTCCATTCTTATGAAATAGATACTACTGCTTTTGAAGGACCAATCACAGAGCCTTTATTAGAAGTGCCAACAGTAACTATTGATGATGTTGAAGCATTCGAAGCTTGGAAAAAATCAAATGTAATTGCTCAAAAACAAGCTGGATATGTAGCGATTGGTGTAAAAGTACTTTTAGGAGATTTTTATACGGATAAAGCAAGATTGTTAGCTGATTTGATTAAAAACTACGGAGCAAATGAATTGCGTTTTTCATTGCGTCAAAACATTGTGATTCGTAACATTAAAGAAGAAAACTTACCATTCTTCTACCAAGAGTTAGCCAAATTAGACATGGTTCAGTTAGGTTATGATACCATTGGTGATATCACCGCTTGTCCTGGTACAGATACTTGTAACTTAGGAATTGCATCTAGTACTGGTATTGCTGATGAATTAGAAAGAGTACTTAAAGCAGAATACCCACAATTTGCAGATAATAAAGAAATTACAATCAAAATTAGTGGTTGTATGAATGCTTGTGGACAACACAATATGGCTGAGATAGGTTTCCAGGGAATGTCAATCAATTCTGGGAAATTAGTTGCGCCAGCGTTACAAGTATTATTAGGTGGTGGAATTTTAGGAAACGGAAACGGTCGTTTTGCCGATAAAGTAATCAAAATCCCTAGCCGTCGTGGACCAGAAGCCTTGCGTTTAATCTTGAATGATTTTGAAGCAAATGCTAACGGAAGCAAATTCTTAGATTATTATGATGCTCAAGGAGAAAAGTATTTCTACGAATTTTTGAAACCATTAGCGGATGTTACCAACCTTACCGAAGCTGATTTTGTTGACTGGGGTAATGCTGATAACTATGTGAAAGCTGTTGGTGTTGGAGAATGTGCAGGTGTAGTTATCGACTTAGTTGCTACTTTATTGTACGAAGCTAAAGATAAACTAACCAATGCTGAAGAATCATTTGCAGAAGGAAAATGGTCAGACACAATCTACCAAGCTTACGCAGGTTTTGTAAATGGAGCGAAAGCTTTATTATTAGCTGAAAAACAAAAAACAAATACTCATGCAGGAATCATTGATTCATTTGAGACTGTATTTGTAGAAAGTAATAAAATTGAATTGGGAACTTCTTTCAAAGAATTAGTGTACCAAATCAACAAAAACGAACCAACAGAAGCGTTTGCTAAACAATATATTCAAGAAGCGATTACGTTTTTTGAAAAATTAGAAGCATACAGAGCAGCAGATTTAGCTAAAGCATAA
- a CDS encoding OsmC family protein, producing the protein MKITLNRVNENFHFELKNDRGHIVNVDARPDFGGNDMGPSPMELVLMGVAGCSAIDMISILKKQRQEITSFKAEVEGERQQVGDAKPFKNIYLVFSLEGNIKEDKAAKAAQLSFEKYCSVSKTVEPTATIHYKVVLNGAELAKI; encoded by the coding sequence ATGAAAATAACATTAAACAGAGTAAATGAAAACTTCCACTTCGAATTAAAAAACGATCGTGGACATATAGTAAATGTAGATGCGCGTCCAGATTTTGGAGGTAATGATATGGGACCAAGTCCAATGGAGTTAGTATTAATGGGAGTAGCAGGATGTAGTGCTATTGATATGATTTCGATCTTGAAAAAACAACGTCAAGAAATCACTTCTTTTAAAGCTGAGGTTGAGGGAGAACGTCAACAAGTAGGAGATGCAAAACCGTTTAAAAATATTTACTTGGTTTTCTCTTTAGAAGGAAACATCAAAGAAGACAAAGCGGCTAAAGCGGCACAATTGTCTTTTGAAAAATACTGCTCGGTTTCTAAAACAGTAGAACCTACAGCAACTATTCATTACAAAGTGGTTTTGAATGGAGCAGAATTAGCGAAGATTTAA
- a CDS encoding bifunctional precorrin-2 dehydrogenase/sirohydrochlorin ferrochelatase — MSENKEINNNSVEVETQERNELYPIFLKLHNLSVLIVGGGNVGLEKLSFLLKSSPNANVEVVAPRFIPELVTLAEAHPTVKLTKKRFKKKMLKKRNMVIACTDVLKVNKRVYELSRKRYLICNIADTPDLCDYYLGGIVTKGNVKIAISTNGKSPTTAKRLREFFEEVIPENINQMVQNLNDYRNTLKGDFEEKVQKMNEITASLKNKEKE, encoded by the coding sequence ATGAGTGAAAACAAAGAGATAAACAACAATAGTGTAGAAGTCGAAACGCAAGAGCGCAACGAGTTGTATCCTATATTTTTAAAATTACACAACCTTAGTGTACTTATTGTAGGTGGAGGGAATGTAGGTTTAGAAAAGCTATCTTTTTTACTCAAATCAAGTCCTAATGCGAATGTTGAAGTGGTAGCACCACGTTTTATTCCTGAATTGGTTACTCTTGCTGAGGCTCATCCCACAGTAAAATTGACTAAAAAAAGATTCAAGAAAAAAATGTTGAAGAAACGCAACATGGTCATTGCTTGTACAGATGTTTTGAAGGTCAATAAAAGAGTGTATGAATTATCTCGAAAAAGATATTTGATTTGCAACATCGCTGATACACCTGATTTATGTGATTATTACTTAGGAGGAATTGTAACCAAAGGCAATGTCAAGATTGCGATTTCGACCAACGGAAAATCACCTACAACGGCTAAGCGATTGCGAGAATTTTTCGAAGAAGTAATTCCAGAAAACATCAATCAAATGGTGCAAAATCTAAACGATTATCGCAACACACTCAAAGGTGACTTTGAAGAGAAAGTGCAAAAGATGAATGAGATTACAGCCTCATTAAAAAATAAAGAAAAAGAATAA
- a CDS encoding trans-sulfuration enzyme family protein: MNEQEFGFETEAIRTQLERTQYLEHSVPLYLTSSFVFEDAEDMRASFADEKDRNIYSRYSNPNNNEFVEKVCKMEGAESGFAFASGMAAVYSTLAALLNSGDHIVSAGSIFGATHSLFVNYFPKWGIETTYFDIDKPETIESCIKPNTKILFAESPTNPGVDIIDLELLGDIAKKHNLILIIDNCFATPYLQQPIKWGAHLVVHSATKLMDGQGRVLGGVTVGSAELIQKIYLFSRLTGPSLSPFNAWVLSKSLETLSIRLDRHCENALKVAEFLEKHPNVNKVKYPFLKSHPQYAIAQKQMKAGGNIVAFEIKGGLEAGRAFLDKIKLCSLSPNLGDTRTIVTHPASTTHSKLSVDERLAVSITDGLVRVSVGLETVKDVIADLEQALL, encoded by the coding sequence ATGAACGAACAAGAATTTGGTTTTGAAACCGAAGCGATACGTACCCAATTAGAAAGAACGCAATATTTAGAGCATTCAGTGCCTTTGTACTTGACTTCCAGTTTTGTGTTTGAAGATGCCGAAGACATGCGTGCTTCGTTTGCGGATGAAAAAGATAGAAATATATACAGCCGTTACAGCAACCCGAACAACAACGAGTTTGTTGAGAAAGTATGCAAAATGGAAGGAGCCGAATCAGGTTTTGCCTTTGCATCAGGTATGGCTGCTGTTTATTCGACTTTGGCTGCTTTATTGAATTCAGGTGATCATATAGTGTCAGCAGGAAGTATTTTTGGAGCTACACATTCTTTGTTTGTTAATTATTTTCCAAAATGGGGAATAGAAACGACCTATTTTGATATTGATAAGCCGGAGACTATTGAGAGTTGCATCAAACCCAATACCAAGATTCTTTTTGCAGAGTCACCAACAAATCCAGGGGTAGATATTATTGATTTGGAATTACTAGGGGATATTGCTAAAAAGCATAACTTGATTTTAATTATTGATAACTGTTTTGCAACACCTTATTTGCAACAGCCTATCAAATGGGGCGCGCATTTAGTAGTGCATTCTGCAACTAAATTAATGGACGGACAAGGTAGAGTTTTAGGTGGGGTAACGGTAGGAAGTGCTGAATTGATTCAGAAAATCTATTTGTTTTCACGTCTTACAGGGCCGTCATTATCGCCTTTTAATGCTTGGGTATTGTCCAAAAGCTTAGAGACATTGTCTATTCGTTTAGACAGACATTGTGAGAATGCCTTGAAAGTAGCGGAGTTTTTAGAAAAACATCCTAATGTGAATAAAGTCAAATACCCGTTCTTGAAGTCGCATCCTCAATATGCCATTGCTCAAAAACAAATGAAAGCAGGTGGTAATATTGTAGCTTTTGAGATTAAAGGAGGATTGGAAGCAGGAAGAGCATTTTTAGATAAAATTAAATTGTGTTCGCTTTCGCCAAATTTAGGAGATACTAGAACGATTGTAACCCATCCCGCGTCTACAACACATAGTAAATTGTCTGTAGATGAAAGATTAGCAGTTAGTATAACCGATGGTTTAGTACGTGTTTCTGTTGGTTTAGAAACCGTAAAAGATGTAATTGCTGATTTGGAGCAGGCATTGTTATAA
- a CDS encoding sulfate adenylyltransferase subunit 1, whose translation MEVLKIATAGSVDDGKSTLIGRLLYDTQSLTTDKLEAIEKSSKQKGYDYLDFSLATDGLVAEREQGITIDVAHIYFSTAKKSYIIADTPGHVEYTRNMVTGASTSQVSIILIDARKGVIEQTYRHFFINNLLRVKEVIVAVNKMDLVDYSEEVFNKIKADFEALNAKSTFKEQVVSYIPLSALTGDNVVEKTTAMPWYTGQTILEHLEDLEPKDVYEKGQARFPVQTVIRPKTEEYHDFRGYAGKLYGNNIKVGDAVTVLPSLTQSTVTNIHFFDKQFDEAVAGSSITLELANDINVTRGDMIVKSDELPKVEKEITTTVCWMDSKKLVAGTKYLVQHNTNRVLAKVDSIKNVIATDYSGTTPATQLAINEIGEVSIKLSKALYFDAYDDNKSNGAFILIDPATNTTAGVGFIR comes from the coding sequence ATGGAAGTTTTAAAAATAGCAACGGCAGGAAGTGTAGATGACGGAAAGAGTACACTAATCGGAAGGTTATTATACGATACACAATCGTTAACAACAGATAAATTAGAAGCAATTGAAAAAAGTAGTAAGCAAAAAGGATATGATTATCTAGACTTTTCTTTGGCTACTGATGGATTAGTTGCTGAAAGAGAACAAGGAATCACTATTGATGTGGCTCATATTTACTTTTCTACTGCTAAGAAAAGTTACATTATTGCTGATACTCCAGGTCACGTAGAATATACACGTAACATGGTAACAGGAGCTTCAACTTCACAAGTATCTATCATCTTGATTGATGCTCGTAAAGGAGTTATTGAGCAAACATACCGACACTTTTTTATCAATAATTTGTTGAGAGTAAAAGAAGTGATTGTGGCAGTAAACAAAATGGATTTAGTTGATTACTCAGAAGAGGTTTTCAATAAAATCAAAGCTGATTTTGAAGCATTGAATGCTAAAAGTACTTTCAAAGAGCAAGTGGTGAGCTATATTCCATTAAGTGCTTTGACAGGAGATAATGTGGTTGAGAAAACAACTGCTATGCCATGGTACACAGGGCAAACAATTTTAGAGCATTTAGAGGATTTAGAGCCAAAGGATGTGTATGAAAAAGGTCAGGCACGTTTTCCTGTGCAAACGGTAATTCGTCCTAAAACTGAGGAATATCACGATTTTAGAGGATACGCAGGTAAATTATACGGAAATAATATTAAAGTAGGAGATGCAGTGACGGTATTGCCTTCTTTGACACAATCAACAGTAACTAATATTCACTTTTTTGACAAGCAATTTGATGAGGCAGTGGCAGGTTCTTCTATTACTTTGGAATTAGCAAATGACATCAATGTAACTAGAGGTGATATGATTGTAAAATCAGATGAATTGCCAAAAGTTGAAAAAGAAATCACAACAACTGTTTGTTGGATGGATAGCAAAAAATTAGTAGCAGGAACTAAATATTTAGTACAACACAATACTAATAGAGTTTTAGCAAAAGTGGATAGTATTAAGAATGTAATTGCAACGGATTATTCTGGAACTACACCCGCTACTCAGTTGGCAATTAATGAAATAGGTGAAGTGTCTATTAAGTTAAGTAAAGCATTATATTTTGATGCTTATGATGATAACAAATCAAATGGAGCTTTTATCTTAATCGATCCAGCAACAAATACAACCGCTGGAGTAGGATTTATTAGATAA
- a CDS encoding phosphoadenylyl-sulfate reductase: MSTTIVNALIEKTKDFSIEEAFVFLANEYKDKVVFSTSFGQEDQVITDLIEKSGAPVTIFTLDTGRLFQETYDVFHRTQKKYKTPIKVYFPEAKAVEELLEKKGPNSFYESVENRKECCFIRKVVPLKKALAGNEVWITGLRAEQSENRSDLHLFEYDANFQIIKFNPLLKWSLEEVQKYIDDNNVPQNSLHKKGFVSIGCAPCTRAILPGEDIRAGRWSWESSHKECGLHGK, encoded by the coding sequence ATGAGTACAACAATAGTGAATGCATTAATTGAAAAAACAAAAGACTTTTCCATTGAAGAGGCTTTTGTTTTTTTAGCAAATGAATATAAAGATAAAGTGGTTTTTTCCACTTCTTTTGGGCAGGAAGATCAGGTGATTACTGACCTAATTGAAAAAAGTGGTGCTCCAGTGACAATTTTTACTTTAGATACAGGTCGTTTGTTTCAAGAGACTTATGATGTTTTTCATAGAACTCAAAAGAAATACAAAACACCAATTAAAGTATATTTTCCGGAAGCGAAAGCAGTAGAGGAATTATTAGAGAAGAAAGGGCCAAATAGCTTTTACGAATCAGTTGAGAATAGAAAAGAATGTTGTTTTATTCGTAAAGTAGTACCGCTTAAGAAAGCTTTGGCGGGAAATGAAGTATGGATTACAGGTTTGCGGGCAGAGCAGTCGGAGAACAGAAGTGATTTACATTTATTTGAATACGATGCTAATTTCCAAATCATTAAATTCAATCCTTTGTTAAAATGGTCATTAGAAGAGGTTCAAAAATACATTGACGATAATAATGTGCCACAAAACAGCTTGCATAAAAAAGGATTTGTAAGTATAGGTTGTGCCCCATGTACAAGAGCGATTCTTCCTGGAGAAGATATCAGAGCAGGAAGATGGTCGTGGGAATCAAGTCATAAAGAATGTGGTTTGCACGGAAAATAA
- the cysD gene encoding sulfate adenylyltransferase subunit CysD yields MSSVLKTNALESEAIYIFREVISQFEKPVLLFSGGKDSITLVRLAQKAFFPAKIPFPLLHVDTGHNFPETIEFRDKLVKELGLELIVRNVQDAIDQGKVVEETGKYASRNSLQTTTLLDAIEEFKFDACIGGARRDEEKARAKERIFSVRDDFGQWDEKNQRPELFDLLNGKIEMGQNVRVFPISNWTELDVWSYIEQEQIEIPSIYFSHKRKVFLRDGMIWSHSPHVYQEEDEIVEERIVRFRTVGDMSCTAAVDSYAATISEVVGEIRSSTISERGARIDDKRSEAAMEKRKQQGYF; encoded by the coding sequence ATGAGTTCAGTTTTAAAAACAAATGCTTTAGAAAGCGAAGCGATTTACATATTTAGAGAAGTGATTTCTCAATTTGAAAAGCCAGTGTTGCTTTTTTCAGGAGGAAAAGATTCGATTACTTTGGTGCGATTAGCACAAAAGGCTTTTTTTCCAGCCAAAATTCCTTTTCCGTTATTACACGTAGATACGGGGCATAATTTTCCTGAAACTATTGAGTTTAGAGATAAATTGGTAAAAGAATTAGGATTGGAGCTTATAGTACGTAATGTGCAAGATGCTATCGATCAAGGGAAAGTGGTTGAGGAGACAGGAAAATATGCAAGTAGAAATAGTTTGCAAACAACAACTCTGTTAGATGCTATCGAAGAATTTAAATTTGATGCTTGTATTGGTGGTGCGCGTCGTGATGAAGAAAAAGCAAGAGCTAAAGAACGTATTTTCTCTGTTCGTGATGATTTTGGTCAATGGGATGAAAAAAATCAACGTCCTGAGCTGTTTGATTTATTGAATGGAAAAATTGAGATGGGACAAAACGTACGTGTATTTCCTATTTCAAACTGGACTGAATTAGACGTTTGGAGTTATATAGAACAAGAACAAATTGAAATCCCTTCGATTTATTTTTCACACAAACGTAAGGTGTTTTTGAGAGATGGAATGATTTGGTCACATTCTCCACACGTATATCAAGAAGAAGACGAAATTGTTGAAGAAAGAATTGTACGTTTTAGAACGGTAGGAGATATGAGTTGTACAGCAGCGGTTGATTCTTATGCAGCTACCATTTCTGAAGTAGTAGGCGAAATTAGATCCTCAACTATCTCTGAAAGAGGGGCTAGAATTGACGACAAACGTTCGGAAGCAGCCATGGAAAAAAGAAAACAACAAGGGTACTTTTAA
- a CDS encoding sulfite exporter TauE/SafE family protein, with translation MDFQLGLVIAGLAVGFVVGLTGVGGGSLMTPILLWFGIPPTTAVGTDLLYAAYTKMAGIFVHHKKKNINWKITGWLSLGSIPAALITLWILDSIKTDISAVNAVIKYSLGWALLFTSVAVLFKKKIMDFSKKHSGDKFHKESNTQNMLTIAIGVMLGATVTLTSIGAGALGTVTLFFLYPLLPTPKLVGTEIAHAVPLTLVAGLGHATMGNIDYLLLGQLLMGSLPGIFIGSMLSGKIPDLYLRNAIAIMLFFVGYKLIF, from the coding sequence ATGGACTTTCAATTAGGATTAGTTATTGCTGGTTTAGCAGTAGGATTTGTAGTAGGATTAACAGGTGTAGGTGGTGGTTCCTTAATGACCCCTATTTTATTGTGGTTTGGAATTCCTCCCACCACAGCTGTAGGTACGGATTTATTATATGCGGCATATACTAAAATGGCCGGTATATTTGTACATCATAAAAAGAAAAACATCAATTGGAAAATTACTGGATGGCTTTCCCTAGGAAGTATCCCTGCGGCGCTAATCACATTATGGATTTTAGATAGCATCAAAACCGATATTTCGGCCGTGAATGCTGTTATAAAATACAGCTTAGGTTGGGCTTTGCTGTTCACATCAGTAGCAGTGCTTTTCAAAAAGAAAATCATGGACTTCTCTAAAAAACACTCTGGTGATAAATTCCACAAGGAAAGTAACACGCAAAATATGTTAACTATTGCAATAGGCGTAATGCTTGGTGCAACAGTAACTTTAACTTCGATTGGTGCTGGTGCATTAGGAACAGTAACCTTATTTTTCCTTTACCCTCTTTTACCCACTCCCAAATTAGTAGGTACCGAAATTGCTCACGCTGTACCCTTGACCTTGGTAGCAGGTCTTGGACACGCCACAATGGGAAATATCGATTATTTGCTATTAGGACAATTGTTAATGGGTTCTTTACCTGGTATTTTTATAGGAAGTATGTTAAGCGGTAAAATTCCTGATTTGTATTTAAGAAATGCTATCGCCATCATGTTGTTTTTTGTGGGATACAAATTAATTTTTTAA